The following proteins are co-located in the Gossypium hirsutum isolate 1008001.06 chromosome A02, Gossypium_hirsutum_v2.1, whole genome shotgun sequence genome:
- the LOC121210267 gene encoding protein BRASSINOSTEROID INSENSITIVE 1, whose product MRPLFAFLTFTVTFLICFEVLVVSSLNNKDSQLLLSFKACLPDQSVLQSWVPNQDPCSFNGVTCQDSKVSSIELSDTSLSTDFHSVAAFLLALENLESLTLLKANISGNISFPYGSKCSSLLTSLDLSQNTLSGPLSTLSTLGSCPNLKSLNLSTNKLESSGEEQTRGLQLSLEVLDLSFNKLSAGNLVPWILHGGYNDLKLLALKGNKITGDINVSNCKKLKFLDVSWNNFSMGTPSFGDCLSLEHLDVSANKFSGDIGREISSCLNLNFLNLSSNQFSGRIPGLPISKLERLYLAGNKFQGQIPLYLTEACATLVELDLSSNNLSGMIPSGFASCSSLESFDVSTNNFTGKLPIEIFQNMRSLKKLVLAFNHFSGPLPVSLSSLLKLEVLDLSSNIFSGPIPVSLCENPTNRLQVLYLQNNYLTGSIPASLSNCSRLVSLHLSFNYLEGSIPTSLGTLSKLKDLRLWLNQLHGEIPQELSNIQTLETLILDFNELTGTIPSGLSNCTKLNWISLSNNRFTGEIPAWLGKLSSLAILQLSNNSFYGRIPPELGDCQSLIWLDLNTNQLNGTVPPVLFKQSGKIAVNFIAGKRYMYIKNDGRKECHGAGILLEFAGIRQEQLNRISSRNPCNFNRVYGGHTQPTFDNNGSMIFLDISYNFLSGSIPKEIGTMPYLFILNLGHNDISGNIPQEIGNLKGLGILDLSYNRLEGSIPQSMTGITLLSEINLSNNLLSGMIPETGQLETFPASDFFNNAGLCGVPLPPCGDPVAASSSEHRKSHRKQASLAGSVAMGLLFSLFCIFGVIVAIVETKKRREKQDSALDVYMDSYSHSSTANTSWKLTGAREALSINLATFEKPLRKLTFADLLEATNGFHNDSLIGSGGFGDVYKAQLKDGSVVAIKKLIHISGQGDREFTAEMETIGKIKHRNLVPLLGYCRVGEERLLVYEYMMYGSLEDVLHGQKKAGIKLNWAARRKIAIGAARGLAFLHHNCIPHIIHRDMKSSNVLLDENLEARVSDFGMARLMNAVDTHLSVSTLAGTPGYVPPEYYQSFRCSTKGDVYSYGVVLLELLTGKRPTDSADFGDNNLVGWVKQHAKLKISDVFDPELMEEDPMVEIELLQHLKVACACLDDRHWRRPTMIQVMAMFKEIQAGSGLDTQSTIATDDGGFNSVEMVDMTIKEVPEGKQ is encoded by the coding sequence ATGAGACCTTTATTTGCCTTTCTCACCTTCACCGTCACCTTTCTTATCTGCTTTGAAGTTCTTGTGGTGTCTTCTTTAAACAACAAAGATTCTCAGTTACTGCTCAGCTTCAAAGCTTGCTTGCCTGACCAATCTGTGCTTCAAAGCTGGGTACCTAACCAAGACCCTTGTAGCTTCAATGGTGTAACATGCCAAGACTCAAAGGTTTCCTCTATTGAACTCAGTGACACCTCCTTGAGCACCGATTTTCACTCAGTTGCTGCCTTCCTTTTAGCGTTGGAAAACTTGGAATCCCTTACTTTGTTGAAAGCCAACATCTCTGGCAACATTTCTTTCCCTTATGGATCCAAGTGTAGCTCCTTGTTAACCAGTCTAGATCTGTCTCAAAACACCTTGTCTGGTCCCCTTTCAACCCTTTCCACCTTGGGTTCTTGCCCAAATTTGAAGTCTCTCAATTTATCAACCAACAAACTCGAGTCTTCTGGTGAAGAACAAACCAGGGGTTTGCAGCTAAGTTTGGAAGTTCTCGATCTTTCTTTCAACAAGCTGTCGGCTGGAAACTTGGTCCCTTGGATTCTTCACGGTGGTTACAATGACTTGAAGCTCTTGGCTTTGAAGGGAAACAAGATTACTGGTGACATAAACGTCTCCAACTGCAAAAAACTCAAGTTTTTGGACGTTTCTTGGAACAATTTCTCAATGGGGACGCCTTCATTTGGTGACTGTTTAAGTTTAGAACACCTCGATGTGTCTGCCAACAAGTTTTCCGGTGACATTGGTCGTGAAATCTCTTCATGTCTGAACTTAAACTTCTTGAATCTATCGAGCAACCAGTTTTCAGGTCGGATTCCAGGTTTACCAATATCCAAATTGGAACGTCTTTATTTAGCCGGTAATAAGTTTCAAGGGCAGATTCCTCTGTATCTGACTGAAGCTTGTGCAACTCTTGTGGAGCTGGATCTTTCTTCAAACAATCTTTCTGGTATGATTCCTAGTGGCTTTGCTTCTTGTTCTTCTTTGGAATCTTTCGATGTATCCACCAACAACTTCACTGGTAAACTTCCCATTGAGATATTCCAGAATATGAGGTCCTTGAAGAAGCTTGTTTTagcttttaatcacttttcagGCCCTTTGCCTGTGTCTTTGTCAAGTCTTTTGAAGCTGGAGGTCTTAGATCTCAGTTCAAACATTTTTTCAGGGCCAATTCCTGTTTCTTTGTGTGAAAATCCCACAAACAGGTTACAAGTTCTGTATTTGCAGAACAATTACTTGACTGGATCGATTCCAGCTAGTCTCAGCAATTGTTCTCGGCTTGTTTCTCTCCATTTAAGCTTCAATTACCTTGAAGGTAGCATCCCCACCAGCTTGGGTACTCTCTCCAAGCTTAAGGATTTGAGGCTGTGGTTAAATCAGCTCCATGGTGAAATCCCTCAAGAGCTAAGTAACATTCAGACACTTGAGACCTTGATTCTTGACTTCAATGAGTTGACCGGGACGATACCTTCAGGTCTAAGCAACTGCACCAAGTTGAACTGGATTTCTTTATCCAACAATCGGTTCACCGGTGAGATACCTGCTTGGCTTGGCAAACTTTCAAGCCTTGCAATTCTGCAGCTCAGTAATAACTCGTTTTATGGAAGAATCCCACCTGAGCTTGGTGATTGTCAAAGCTTGATATGGTTGGATCTTAATACCAATCAGTTGAATGGGACTGTCCCTCCGGTGTTGTTCAAACAATCTGGTAAAATAGCTGTCAATTTTATTGCTGGGAAGAGGTATATGTACATCAAGAATGATGGAAGGAAAGAGTGCCACGGGGCCGGGATTTTGCTCGAGTTCGCCGGGATCAGGCAGGAACAGTTGAATAGAATTTCCAGCAGAAACCCTTGCAATTTTAACAGAGTCTATGGAGGTCACACGCAGCCTACATTCGACAATAATGGTTCCATGATATTTCTTGATATTTCGTACAATTTTCTGTCTGGGTCTATTCCGAAAGAGATCGGCACGATGCCATATCTGTTTATCCTGAATTTGGGCCACAACGATATCTCTGGTAACATCCCACAAGAGATTGGGAACTTGAAGGGACTTGGCATTCTTGATCTTTCTTACAACAGATTGGAAGGGTCAATTCCACAATCCATGACTGGCATCACTCTTCTGAGTGAGATTAATCTGTCGAACAACCTTCTCTCCGGCATGATCCCGGAAACCGGTCAGCTGGAGACGTTTCCGGCTAGTGATTTCTTTAACAATGCAGGTCTCTGTGGGGTCCCTCTTCCTCCCTGTGGAGATCCAGTGGCTGCTTCGAGTTCCGAGCATCGGAAGTCTCATCGCAAACAAGCTTCTCTTGCAGGGAGTGTGGCGATGGGATTGTTGTTCTCTCTTTTCTGCATCTTTGGTGTGATTGTAGCTATTGTGGAGACCAAGAAGAGAAGGGAAAAACAGGATTCTGCTCTTGATGTTTATATGGATAGTTATTCCCACTCCAGCACCGCGAATACCAGCTGGAAGCTAACTGGTGCACGAGAAGCATTGAGCATCAACTTGGCCACATTTGAAAAGCCCCTTCGGAAGCTTACCTTTGCTGATCTTCTTGAAGCCACTAATGGCTTTCATAATGACAGCCTTATCGGCTCCGGTGGTTTCGGTGATGTTTATAAGGCCCAACTGAAAGATGGGAGTGTTGTTGCTATCAAGAAACTAATACATATCAGTGGACAAGGTGACCGAGAATTCACAGCGGAAATGGAAACCATTGGGAAGATCAAGCACCGGAACCTCGTTCCACTCTTGGGTTACTGTAGGGTGGGTGAAGAACGGCTTCTAGTTTATGAGTACATGATGTATGGAAGCTTAGAGGATGTTCTACATGGCCAAAAGAAAGCTGGAATCAAGCTGAACTGGGCTGCAAGGAGGAAGATCGCCATTGGAGCTGCAAGAGGGCTGGCGTTTCTTCACCATAATTGCATTCCTCATATAATTCATAGGGACATGAAATCAAGCAATGTCCTACTTGATGAGAACTTGGAAGCCAGGGTCTCCGATTTCGGGATGGCTAGGCTTATGAATGCAGTGGATACGCATTTGAGTGTCAGCACGTTAGCGGGCACCCCTGGCTACGTTCCTCCTGAATACTACCAGAGCTTCCGATGTTCCACCAAGGGCGATGTTTACAGTTACGGTGTGGTTTTACTCGAGCTACTAACGGGAAAACGGCCTACGGATTCAGCCGATTTTGGCGATAACAATCTTGTTGGATGGGTGAAACAGCATGCTAAACTCAAAATAAGTGATGTCTTCGATCCAGAGTTGATGGAAGAAGACCCCATGGTCGAGATCGAGCTTTTACAACACTTAAAGGTAGCTTGTGCTTGCTTGGATGATCGACATTGGAGACGACCCACAATGATTCAAGTGATGGCAATGTTCAAGGAGATACAAGCAGGGTCGGGGCTCGACACGCAATCGACCATTGCCACCGATGACGGAGGTTTTAACTCGGTCGAAATGGTAGACATGACCATAAAAGAAGTCCCAGAAGGTAAGCAGTAG